The following coding sequences are from one Gloeocapsa sp. PCC 73106 window:
- a CDS encoding acyl-CoA desaturase: MTIATSKQNPLPLDWGTIIYMFLIHGVALLALFPRFFNWQAVGLMLLFHWITAALGITLGFHRLVAHRSFQTPKLVEYFFIFCGTLACQGGPIDWIGLHRIHHKYSDTDLDPHDSNKGFWWSHLGWMFHQIPADKDILRYTKDINSDPFYQFCQKFFIPIQVVLGLVLFYFGGWSWVIWVIFVRLVVVFHCTWFVNSATHKFGYRTHESGDDSRNCWWVALLTYGEGWHNNHHAYQYSARHGLQWWEIDLTWMTIRLLGFLGLANNIKLPEPEASGS, from the coding sequence ATGACTATTGCGACATCAAAACAAAACCCCTTGCCTCTTGATTGGGGAACAATCATCTATATGTTTTTGATCCATGGGGTAGCTCTATTAGCCCTGTTTCCCAGATTTTTTAACTGGCAAGCGGTGGGTCTAATGCTCTTATTTCACTGGATTACAGCAGCTTTAGGTATTACCCTAGGCTTTCACCGTTTAGTAGCCCATCGAAGTTTTCAAACCCCCAAGTTAGTTGAATACTTCTTCATTTTTTGCGGGACATTAGCTTGTCAAGGTGGTCCGATCGACTGGATTGGTTTACATCGCATTCACCACAAATACTCTGATACAGATTTAGATCCCCATGATTCCAACAAAGGTTTCTGGTGGAGTCATTTGGGTTGGATGTTTCATCAGATACCAGCGGATAAAGACATCCTTCGATACACTAAAGACATCAACTCTGATCCGTTTTATCAATTCTGTCAAAAATTTTTCATTCCCATTCAAGTTGTTCTAGGTTTAGTTTTATTCTATTTCGGCGGTTGGTCTTGGGTGATTTGGGTAATTTTTGTCAGACTGGTAGTGGTTTTTCACTGCACCTGGTTTGTCAACAGTGCTACTCACAAATTTGGCTATCGTACTCATGAATCGGGAGATGACTCTCGTAACTGCTGGTGGGTAGCTTTACTTACCTACGGCGAAGGCTGGCACAACAATCACCACGCTTATCAATACTCCGCCCGTCATGGTTTACAATGGTGGGAAATTGATCTGACTTGGATGACAATTCGCTTATTAGGGTTTTTAGGCCTAGCGAATAATATTAAGTTGCCAGAACCAGAAGCATCGGGTTCTTAA
- a CDS encoding methionine gamma-lyase family protein produces the protein MISITKLIQKAETELSSIFGEIDAQVKENLKKVLTAFREHRLGAHHFASVSGYGHNDQGRETLDQVFAQVMGAEAALVRVQIVSGTHAIACALFGLLRPGDELLAVMGAPYDTLEEVIGKRGNNQGSLRDYQIQYREIDLTEQGSLNWDGLAKAIKPQTRMVLIQRSCGYTWRESLSVAEIGQIVAVVKQQNPETICFVDNCYGEFVDAIEPTAVGVDLMAGSLIKNPGGTIVTAGGYLAGKAELVAAAACRLTAPGIGIHGGATFDQNRLLFQGLFLAPQMVGEAMKGSHLISYVCAELGYEVNPLPLVKRRDLIQGVKLGSKAKLKAFCRGIQSNSPVGSYLEPIPAPMPGYESELVMAGGTFIDGSTSELSADGPLREPYIAFCQGGTHWTHVAIALEAAIAEIHD, from the coding sequence ATGATAAGTATCACAAAGTTAATACAAAAAGCAGAAACAGAACTATCGTCGATTTTTGGGGAAATTGACGCTCAGGTCAAGGAAAATCTCAAAAAAGTCTTAACTGCTTTTCGTGAGCACCGTCTGGGAGCACATCATTTTGCTAGCGTCAGTGGTTATGGACATAATGATCAAGGAAGAGAAACTCTAGACCAAGTTTTTGCTCAGGTAATGGGTGCAGAAGCGGCTTTAGTAAGGGTGCAAATCGTCTCGGGTACCCACGCGATCGCCTGCGCTCTCTTTGGCTTACTACGTCCAGGAGATGAACTGCTAGCGGTGATGGGCGCTCCCTACGACACTCTAGAGGAGGTAATTGGTAAACGGGGTAACAATCAAGGCTCTCTCAGAGATTATCAAATTCAATACCGAGAAATAGATTTAACTGAACAGGGTAGCCTAAATTGGGATGGCTTAGCTAAGGCGATTAAACCCCAAACCCGAATGGTCTTAATTCAACGTTCCTGTGGTTATACTTGGCGAGAAAGTCTCTCTGTGGCAGAAATAGGTCAAATCGTGGCTGTGGTTAAGCAACAAAACCCTGAAACTATTTGTTTTGTCGATAACTGTTATGGAGAGTTTGTAGACGCGATCGAGCCCACTGCTGTGGGTGTGGATTTGATGGCGGGGTCTTTAATTAAAAACCCGGGAGGAACTATCGTCACCGCAGGAGGTTATCTAGCGGGAAAAGCTGAGTTAGTCGCAGCTGCGGCTTGTCGTCTAACGGCGCCAGGTATTGGGATTCATGGTGGTGCGACTTTTGACCAGAATCGTCTACTGTTTCAGGGTTTATTTCTCGCTCCGCAAATGGTGGGAGAAGCGATGAAGGGAAGTCATTTAATCTCTTACGTCTGCGCTGAATTGGGCTATGAGGTTAACCCTCTACCTTTGGTGAAGCGTCGAGATTTAATTCAAGGGGTAAAATTGGGCTCAAAAGCAAAATTAAAGGCTTTTTGTCGAGGTATTCAGAGTAATTCTCCCGTAGGCTCTTATTTAGAACCGATTCCAGCACCTATGCCCGGTTATGAGAGCGAATTAGTGATGGCGGGAGGCACTTTTATCGATGGTAGTACTTCTGAATTATCTGCTGATGGCCCACTAAGAGAGCCCTATATCGCTTTTTGTCAGGGGGGTACTCATTGGACTCACGTAGCGATCGCCCTAGAAGCTGCTATAGCAGAGATTCACGATTGA
- a CDS encoding glycosyltransferase, with product MRIAIISSGFLPITDGVSITLWYRLRYLSKLGYHVLVFCPDYAPIAHLYPDWQNYVGEIFPNIRVINLPSISFVNLNFERNVIPDSYKIVLEKLQLFKPDIIHVDEPERLWLGFLKRPGLDFARQAKIPCVSFFHTNFIEYLDDYLSLPKVMLASLKLTMRYHRNWIYNGYDLTLVSSPSTANKLTNLGFKKVLNAQLLGVETEKYQREVKEPDYFLKHYHIAGLEKKVKLVFLGRLTPDKGWNFILNSLEQFTRAIACQNLAFLIAGEGNMKEEIAAKMSHFIPNSYFLGRVDPQKVPSLLINSDIYITASEKETRGLTVLEALASGIPVVAPRAGGLVDSIKDGDNGLLFIPQNTDDFIEKTKTLVDNEVLRQQMRVKRIEVLNQYGWEQSVNNLVDIWQSLL from the coding sequence ATGAGAATTGCGATTATTAGTTCAGGATTTTTACCCATAACCGACGGAGTAAGTATTACTCTTTGGTATCGACTGCGCTATTTGAGTAAACTTGGTTATCACGTTTTAGTCTTTTGCCCTGACTACGCTCCTATTGCTCATCTTTATCCAGATTGGCAAAATTATGTAGGAGAAATTTTCCCCAATATTAGAGTTATTAATCTTCCCAGTATATCTTTTGTTAATCTTAATTTTGAACGCAATGTTATCCCTGATTCATATAAAATTGTTTTAGAAAAATTGCAATTATTTAAACCAGATATTATCCATGTTGATGAACCAGAAAGACTATGGTTAGGGTTTTTAAAACGACCAGGATTAGACTTTGCTCGCCAAGCTAAAATACCTTGCGTTAGTTTTTTTCATACCAATTTTATTGAGTATCTAGACGATTATTTATCGCTTCCTAAAGTGATGCTAGCTAGTCTAAAATTAACCATGAGATATCATCGTAACTGGATTTATAACGGTTATGATTTGACCCTAGTTTCTAGCCCTAGTACAGCCAACAAGTTAACTAATCTAGGCTTTAAAAAAGTCTTGAATGCTCAATTACTAGGTGTGGAAACAGAAAAATACCAAAGGGAGGTAAAAGAGCCTGATTATTTCCTTAAACATTATCATATTGCGGGTCTAGAAAAAAAAGTAAAACTAGTATTTTTAGGTCGCTTAACGCCAGATAAGGGCTGGAATTTTATTTTGAATTCTCTTGAGCAATTTACCAGAGCGATCGCTTGTCAAAATTTAGCGTTTTTAATTGCAGGTGAAGGAAATATGAAAGAAGAAATAGCAGCCAAAATGAGTCATTTTATTCCCAACAGTTATTTTTTAGGACGTGTTGATCCACAGAAAGTACCATCTTTATTAATCAATAGTGATATTTACATCACCGCATCAGAAAAAGAAACCCGAGGGTTAACCGTTTTAGAAGCCTTAGCGTCAGGAATTCCGGTAGTTGCTCCTCGAGCAGGAGGTTTAGTAGATAGTATTAAAGATGGAGATAATGGACTACTGTTTATTCCCCAAAACACCGATGATTTTATTGAAAAAACCAAAACCTTAGTAGATAACGAAGTTTTGAGACAACAGATGAGAGTCAAGAGAATAGAAGTACTAAATCAGTATGGATGGGAACAAAGCGTCAACAACCTTGTGGATATTTGGCAATCTCTGCTATAG
- a CDS encoding fatty acyl-AMP ligase, with product MNLINLTLIDLLETRAKHQGNEIAYRFCFDGEVESDSLTYRTLADKAKAIASYLQSLQLEGERVIIIYPYDQALEFIIAFFGCLYAGVVVVTCHPPLSRHGFQEIQTRLQSSQGKAIITNSNLISKLKKQIKVPENNFHWLITADISDHLAHNWIKPPIEPTDLAFLQYTSGSTGTPKGVMLTHQSIIYNQKMLQLGFANTENSIGVTWLPLFHDMGLIGQVIQALYLGRPSIFMSPIAFIQKPVRWLQAISRYRGTVSGGPNFGYDLLCRHVTPQQKANLDLSCWEVAFCGAEPIRLETIDRFCDLFKSCGFRREAFYTCYGMAEATLFVTGSEKNKLPAIKYIQETALQKNQVILTDKPKADFFSLVSCGKALLDQRIIIVDPESLTRCSTNQIGEIWVSGSGIGQGYWNDRDRTQATFQAYTKDTQEGPFLRTGDLGFLLDQELFITGRLNDVMVFWGLNHYPQLIEETVVSSHPALRVNCNAAVSVFLEGQYRLIILQEIERGYRNNLDVDEIFEKIRWEVFAKHLVDVYAICLLKTGSIPKTSSGKIQRQASKSLFLNNNLDIIAQWTSPPREATDMTSVFQRYLNPFTHLKRYLIITKAKLKHLFS from the coding sequence ATGAATTTGATAAATTTGACTTTGATTGATTTGTTAGAAACGAGAGCAAAACACCAAGGTAATGAGATCGCCTATCGCTTTTGCTTTGATGGAGAAGTAGAAAGCGATTCTCTAACCTATCGAACTTTAGCAGATAAAGCCAAGGCGATCGCCTCCTATCTTCAATCCCTCCAACTCGAAGGAGAAAGAGTAATAATTATCTACCCCTATGATCAAGCGTTAGAATTCATCATCGCTTTTTTTGGCTGTCTCTACGCGGGTGTAGTGGTGGTTACTTGTCATCCTCCTTTGAGTCGCCATGGTTTCCAGGAGATACAAACTCGTCTTCAATCATCCCAAGGAAAGGCAATAATCACCAACTCCAATCTAATCAGTAAGCTCAAAAAACAGATCAAAGTTCCAGAAAATAACTTTCATTGGCTGATTACAGCAGATATTTCTGACCATCTAGCTCATAACTGGATTAAACCACCCATCGAGCCCACCGATTTAGCATTTTTACAATATACCTCTGGTTCAACAGGAACACCAAAAGGAGTAATGCTTACCCATCAAAGCATTATCTACAATCAAAAAATGCTTCAACTTGGTTTTGCTAATACGGAGAATTCGATTGGTGTAACTTGGTTACCCCTATTTCACGATATGGGATTGATTGGTCAAGTGATTCAAGCACTATACTTAGGTAGACCCTCAATTTTCATGTCTCCCATCGCTTTTATTCAAAAACCTGTGCGCTGGTTACAAGCAATTTCTCGCTATCGAGGTACTGTTAGTGGTGGTCCTAATTTTGGCTATGATTTACTTTGTCGTCACGTTACCCCACAGCAAAAGGCTAATTTAGATCTTAGCTGTTGGGAGGTAGCTTTTTGTGGAGCTGAACCAATTCGTTTGGAAACGATCGATCGCTTTTGTGATCTATTCAAGTCCTGTGGTTTCAGACGAGAAGCCTTTTATACTTGTTACGGTATGGCTGAAGCTACGCTCTTCGTCACAGGAAGTGAGAAAAATAAACTTCCCGCGATTAAATATATTCAAGAAACAGCACTGCAAAAAAACCAAGTAATCCTCACCGATAAACCTAAAGCCGATTTTTTCTCTCTAGTAAGTTGTGGTAAAGCTTTGTTGGATCAAAGAATTATTATTGTAGATCCCGAATCTTTGACGCGTTGTAGTACGAATCAAATTGGAGAAATTTGGGTTTCTGGTTCTGGAATTGGTCAGGGTTATTGGAACGATCGCGATCGCACTCAAGCCACATTTCAAGCTTATACTAAAGATACTCAAGAAGGTCCTTTTTTAAGAACGGGGGATCTAGGTTTTTTACTGGATCAAGAACTATTTATCACTGGTCGTTTAAACGATGTCATGGTTTTTTGGGGACTTAATCATTATCCCCAACTAATTGAGGAAACGGTGGTTTCTTCTCACCCGGCTTTAAGAGTGAATTGCAACGCTGCTGTTTCAGTCTTTTTAGAAGGACAATATCGTCTAATTATTCTCCAAGAAATAGAGCGCGGTTACCGGAATAATCTGGATGTGGATGAAATTTTCGAAAAGATTCGTTGGGAAGTTTTTGCTAAGCATTTAGTTGATGTTTACGCAATTTGTTTATTAAAAACGGGTAGTATTCCCAAAACTTCTAGCGGCAAAATTCAGCGTCAAGCTTCTAAAAGTTTATTCCTCAATAATAATTTAGATATTATCGCTCAGTGGACTTCTCCTCCCCGGGAAGCTACGGATATGACTTCAGTCTTTCAGAGATACTTAAATCCCTTTACTCATCTCAAACGCTATTTAATTATTACCAAAGCTAAACTTAAACATCTATTTAGTTAA